A single region of the Candidatus Methanomethylicota archaeon genome encodes:
- a CDS encoding 4Fe-4S binding protein: protein MWIKTIFNKITLNKWRYICWIIGFVMFVAPFALLTRLIYFLIGNIAEPDLHSICFRMPFDWIFSGRFFYIFQYPVMFGTIIIAIIVALFFGPLFCGWICPIGSISEALSRIIPLPNRFRIQIKDTNITKSLRYGFLTGWIIVSLLIGLGYAGVSSICCRYCAVSVLQDDIIKFLLGELVYWHSGSLIVLIFWLIIGGIFTIGGRGWCILFCPLGAVSGLVHSIGARLGFYRTIRTNKKCNNCNKCIEVCPMWAIDDDNKSIARTLCINCYECIKRCPNGVFSMVKGKQSGGINDNAIKNT, encoded by the coding sequence TTGTGGATAAAAACGATTTTTAATAAAATAACTCTAAATAAATGGAGATACATTTGTTGGATTATTGGATTTGTAATGTTTGTAGCACCATTTGCACTACTTACTAGATTAATTTACTTTTTAATTGGCAATATAGCTGAACCTGATTTACATTCAATTTGTTTTAGAATGCCTTTCGACTGGATATTCTCTGGAAGATTTTTCTATATATTCCAATATCCAGTAATGTTCGGAACAATAATTATTGCAATTATTGTTGCATTATTTTTTGGTCCATTATTCTGTGGATGGATATGTCCAATAGGATCAATAAGTGAAGCATTAAGTAGAATAATACCTTTACCAAATAGATTTAGAATTCAAATAAAGGATACTAATATTACAAAAAGTTTGAGGTATGGCTTTTTAACTGGATGGATTATAGTGTCGCTATTGATTGGTCTAGGATATGCTGGTGTTAGTAGTATTTGTTGTAGATATTGTGCAGTTTCAGTACTTCAAGATGATATTATTAAATTTTTACTTGGAGAATTAGTCTATTGGCATAGCGGTTCATTAATAGTATTAATATTTTGGCTTATTATAGGAGGTATTTTTACTATTGGTGGAAGAGGATGGTGTATACTATTCTGTCCACTTGGAGCTGTCTCAGGTCTTGTTCATAGTATTGGTGCTAGACTTGGATTTTATAGAACAATTAGAACAAATAAGAAATGTAATAATTGTAATAAATGCATTGAAGTATGTCCTATGTGGGCTATAGATGATGATAATAAGTCAATAGCAAGAACACTTTGCATAAATTGTTATGAGTGTATAAAAAGATGCCCAAATGGTGTATTTTCAATGGTAAAGGGAAAGCAGTCTGGAGGAATAAATGATAATGCAATCAAAAATACGTAA
- a CDS encoding TIGR04084 family radical SAM/SPASM domain-containing protein — MLFFIITTGACNLKCKYCGGSLPEKYVPYKIKYKINQLKDFIEEDKEAIIAFYGGEPLINYEFIKEVMNKVEAKKFVIQTNALLYKKLSIEYWKKFDAILLSIDGRKEITDYYRGYGVYNKVIEVANWLRMNEYNGDLIARMTVSEKTSIYDDVMHLLNLNIFDHIHWQLDVGWSELWKNFDNWCENNYKPGIKALVEYWINEIKNEIVPGIAPFLGILKRLLYGGTNPPCGAGVDAFAIFPNGKILACPIAYDVKWAIVGELSNSPFELKRIKIDCENCNYFKVCGGRCLYINKEGLWKGKMKEICNLTIFTINLIKKNINYIKNPDKIIYPKFNNSIEIIP; from the coding sequence TTGCTCTTCTTTATTATTACAACAGGTGCATGTAATTTAAAATGTAAATATTGTGGAGGAAGTTTGCCAGAAAAATATGTGCCTTATAAAATAAAATATAAAATAAATCAATTGAAAGATTTTATTGAAGAAGATAAAGAAGCCATAATAGCGTTTTATGGAGGAGAGCCTCTTATAAATTATGAATTTATTAAGGAAGTAATGAATAAAGTAGAGGCAAAAAAATTTGTAATTCAAACTAATGCTCTACTTTATAAAAAATTAAGTATAGAATATTGGAAAAAATTTGATGCAATTCTTCTCTCTATAGATGGAAGAAAAGAAATTACAGATTATTATAGAGGTTACGGTGTTTATAATAAAGTTATTGAAGTTGCAAATTGGTTAAGAATGAATGAATATAATGGTGACTTAATAGCAAGAATGACAGTATCTGAAAAAACTAGCATATATGATGATGTCATGCATTTATTAAATCTAAATATTTTTGATCATATACATTGGCAACTTGATGTAGGATGGAGTGAATTATGGAAAAATTTTGATAATTGGTGTGAAAATAATTATAAACCAGGAATAAAAGCTCTTGTAGAATATTGGATTAATGAAATAAAAAATGAGATCGTACCAGGAATTGCTCCTTTTCTTGGAATATTAAAGAGATTATTGTATGGTGGAACAAATCCTCCATGTGGTGCTGGAGTAGATGCTTTTGCAATTTTTCCAAATGGAAAGATATTGGCATGCCCAATTGCTTATGATGTAAAATGGGCAATTGTTGGAGAATTATCAAATAGTCCATTTGAATTAAAAAGAATTAAGATAGATTGTGAAAATTGCAATTATTTTAAAGTTTGTGGAGGAAGATGTTTATATATTAATAAAGAAGGCTTATGGAAGGGAAAAATGAAAGAAATTTGTAATTTAACAATATTTACAATAAATTTAATTAAGAAGAATATTAATTATATAAAAAATCCTGATAAAATAATTTATCCAAAATTTAATAATTCAATAGAAATAATACCTTAG